The following proteins come from a genomic window of Micromonospora zamorensis:
- a CDS encoding ferrochelatase has translation MSYDAVVLVSFGGPERPEDVMPFLQNVTRGRGVPPERLTEVAEHYQHFGGVSPINQQCRDLLAAVRADFAAHGLDLPVYWGNRNWDPMLADTVTQMRDDGVTRALAFVTSAYGGYSSCRQYQEDIAAARAAVGADAPVIEKLRQFWDHPGFVEPHTDAVRAALGKLDPAKRDTTRLVFTAHSIPSSMAANAGPHGGRYEAQLRETARLVAAAAAPELEYDLVWQSRSGPPQVPWLEPDINDHLATLAQSGTTSVVVSPIGFVSDHLEVVWDLDTEALETAKQLGLDFVRADTPGTDPRFVTMVRELVTERTDPDGAQLRRRLGELPMWDTCATVCCVPTRRP, from the coding sequence ATGTCCTACGACGCGGTGGTGCTGGTGTCCTTCGGTGGGCCGGAGCGGCCCGAGGACGTGATGCCGTTCCTGCAGAACGTGACCCGCGGCCGAGGCGTGCCGCCCGAGCGGCTGACCGAGGTCGCCGAGCACTACCAGCACTTCGGTGGGGTGTCCCCGATCAACCAGCAGTGCCGTGACCTGCTGGCCGCCGTCCGCGCCGACTTCGCCGCGCACGGTCTCGACCTGCCCGTCTACTGGGGCAACCGCAACTGGGACCCGATGCTCGCCGACACGGTGACCCAGATGCGCGACGACGGGGTCACCCGGGCGCTGGCCTTCGTCACCAGCGCGTACGGCGGCTACTCCTCCTGCCGGCAGTACCAGGAGGACATCGCCGCCGCCCGGGCCGCAGTCGGCGCGGACGCGCCGGTGATCGAGAAGCTGCGCCAGTTCTGGGACCACCCCGGTTTCGTCGAGCCGCACACCGACGCGGTCCGGGCGGCCCTGGGCAAGCTCGACCCGGCGAAGCGGGACACCACCCGGCTGGTCTTCACCGCCCACTCCATCCCCAGTTCGATGGCTGCCAACGCCGGCCCGCACGGCGGCCGGTACGAGGCGCAGCTGCGCGAGACCGCCCGCCTCGTCGCCGCTGCCGCCGCGCCCGAGCTGGAGTACGACCTGGTCTGGCAGAGCCGCTCCGGCCCCCCGCAGGTGCCGTGGCTGGAACCGGACATCAACGACCACCTGGCCACCCTCGCCCAGAGCGGCACCACCAGCGTGGTGGTCAGCCCGATCGGGTTCGTCTCCGATCACCTGGAGGTCGTGTGGGACCTGGACACCGAGGCACTGGAGACGGCCAAGCAGCTCGGCCTGGACTTCGTCCGGGCCGACACCCCCGGCACCGACCCGCGTTTCGTGACCATGGTGCGTGAGCTGGTCACCGAACGGACGGACCCGGACGGTGCGCAGCTGCGCCGCCGCCTGGGCGAGCTGCCGATGTGGGACACCTGCGCCACCGTCTGTTGCGTGCCGACCCGCCGCCCCTGA
- a CDS encoding HAD-IIA family hydrolase, whose product MHDRKPVQSWLTDMDGVLVHEGQPVPGAPEFINRLRTSGKPFLVLTNNSIYTPRDLTARLSRMGLDVPEESIWSSALATGQFLADQRPGGTAYVIGEAGLTTALHAVGYVLTDFAPDYVVLGETRTYSFEAITKAVRLINDGARFICTNPDVTGPSVEGALPAAGSVAAMISKATGVEPYFVGKPNPMMMRSALNTINAHSESTAMIGDRMDTDILCGLEAGLETILVLTGISSRTEAERYPYRPSRIINSVADLLDEV is encoded by the coding sequence ATGCATGACCGCAAGCCCGTGCAGAGTTGGCTGACCGACATGGACGGCGTGCTGGTGCACGAGGGCCAGCCGGTGCCCGGCGCACCGGAGTTCATCAACCGGCTGCGCACCTCCGGCAAGCCGTTCCTGGTGCTGACCAACAACTCGATCTACACCCCGCGCGACCTGACGGCCCGGCTGAGCCGGATGGGACTGGACGTGCCGGAGGAGTCGATCTGGTCGTCGGCACTGGCCACCGGGCAGTTCCTCGCCGACCAGCGGCCGGGCGGCACCGCGTACGTCATCGGTGAGGCCGGGCTGACCACGGCGCTGCACGCGGTCGGCTACGTGCTCACCGACTTCGCCCCCGACTACGTGGTGCTCGGCGAGACCCGCACCTACAGCTTCGAGGCGATCACCAAGGCCGTCCGACTGATCAACGACGGAGCCCGGTTCATCTGCACCAACCCCGACGTGACCGGCCCTTCCGTGGAGGGCGCCCTGCCCGCCGCCGGCTCGGTCGCCGCCATGATCTCCAAGGCGACGGGGGTGGAGCCGTACTTCGTCGGCAAGCCGAACCCGATGATGATGCGCTCGGCGCTCAACACGATCAACGCTCACTCGGAGAGCACCGCGATGATCGGCGACCGGATGGACACCGACATCCTGTGCGGCCTGGAGGCCGGGCTGGAGACCATCCTGGTGCTCACCGGCATCAGCAGCCGCACTGAGGCGGAGCGCTACCCGTACCGCCCGTCCCGGATCATCAACTCGGTCGCGGACCTGCTCGACGAGGTCTGA